In one window of Opitutus sp. GAS368 DNA:
- a CDS encoding DUF4199 domain-containing protein, with product MRSELKYGLISGAGLCLWITLEYLFGFHTTRPEIGAYTGLLSNLVPLTTLFLLLRAKRAAVYDGRLSLGAGIWAGVFASFVAALLVYSFLVTYSHFINPTWIDQVLEAKVAQQRAAHVSEAIIQEGITATRDAYTPGGLVLTIIVGMTLMGGLASVGLTLLVRQLPHRPA from the coding sequence ATGCGATCTGAGCTCAAATACGGCCTCATCAGCGGCGCGGGCCTCTGCCTGTGGATCACGCTGGAGTATCTGTTCGGCTTCCACACCACGCGGCCGGAGATCGGGGCCTACACCGGCTTGCTCTCCAACCTGGTGCCGCTGACGACGCTGTTCCTGCTGCTGCGGGCCAAGCGCGCCGCGGTCTACGACGGCCGGCTCAGCCTGGGGGCCGGCATCTGGGCCGGTGTCTTCGCCTCGTTCGTGGCCGCCCTGCTCGTCTACAGCTTCCTCGTCACCTACAGCCACTTCATCAACCCGACCTGGATCGACCAGGTGCTGGAAGCCAAGGTCGCGCAGCAGCGCGCCGCCCACGTGTCGGAGGCCATCATTCAGGAAGGCATCACCGCCACCCGTGACGCCTATACCCCCGGCGGCCTGGTGCTCACGATCATCGTCGGCATGACGCTCATGGGCGGGCTGGCCTCCGTCGGCCTGACGCTGCTGGTGCGCCAGCTGCCCCACCGCCCGGCCTGA
- a CDS encoding TolC family protein, which translates to MTILPRRLTAASLAALIACSAAFAQDSAPSTAPAAASAPRLSLEECVARALDKNFAVRIQSFAVQQAQDSVIISKAAYDPLFGSNWQKAVQESPSALFSTTTGLGGAKPQTDNQSTSFSLTQPVITGGTLTANYSLARNASNTVQALINPSYNGLVSLNLSQPLLQGAGVDYNRATIQIAQLGERVANLNLKSSVLTTILNVETAYSNLAFAREQYVVGQDAVKLAQQLLDENLFKRQTGVLTDLDVVQAQAGLATAQSALIGFKRTMENAEDTLLQALGEREFTTPVGHVEFPPVPATAPNFAGSYKLARDNGPNLAVFAATIEQYKLTALRARRNTLPSLNAIAGGSYSSAEHSYGDANSSVWSGPGYNWNVGLAVSVPIGLRAARAQYRQALANVQSEQVAYDQADQNLLVQVRAAVRAVQSSQEGVAAAIQTTLLSQKQNELQKAKFDAGVATSYDVLQAQNQLENARLTQLQAEVGLRNALASLRFLEGTSLDLYRVNLTAK; encoded by the coding sequence ATGACCATCCTCCCCCGCCGCCTCACCGCCGCCTCGCTGGCCGCCCTGATTGCCTGCTCGGCCGCGTTCGCCCAGGACAGCGCCCCTTCTACCGCGCCCGCCGCCGCCTCCGCCCCCCGCCTTTCCCTGGAGGAATGCGTGGCCCGGGCGCTCGACAAGAACTTCGCCGTGCGCATCCAATCCTTCGCCGTGCAGCAGGCGCAGGACTCGGTCATCATCTCGAAGGCCGCTTACGACCCGCTGTTCGGCTCCAACTGGCAGAAGGCCGTCCAAGAGAGCCCCAGCGCCCTCTTCTCCACGACCACGGGGCTCGGCGGCGCCAAACCCCAGACCGACAACCAGTCGACCTCCTTCTCGCTGACCCAGCCCGTCATCACGGGTGGCACCCTGACCGCCAACTACAGCCTCGCCCGGAACGCCAGCAACACCGTGCAGGCCCTCATCAATCCGAGCTACAACGGCCTGGTCTCGCTGAACCTCAGCCAGCCCCTGCTCCAGGGCGCCGGCGTCGACTACAACCGCGCCACCATCCAGATCGCCCAGCTCGGTGAAAGGGTCGCCAACCTCAACCTCAAGAGCTCCGTCCTCACCACCATCCTCAACGTCGAGACCGCCTACTCCAACCTGGCCTTCGCCCGCGAGCAGTATGTGGTCGGCCAGGACGCCGTGAAGCTCGCCCAGCAGCTGCTCGACGAGAACCTCTTCAAACGCCAAACGGGCGTGCTCACCGACCTCGACGTCGTCCAGGCCCAGGCCGGCCTCGCGACCGCCCAGAGCGCGCTCATCGGGTTCAAGCGGACCATGGAAAACGCCGAGGACACCCTGCTTCAGGCGCTCGGCGAGCGCGAGTTCACCACCCCGGTCGGCCACGTCGAGTTCCCTCCCGTCCCGGCGACCGCCCCCAACTTTGCCGGCTCCTACAAGCTTGCCCGCGACAACGGTCCGAATCTCGCCGTCTTCGCCGCCACGATCGAGCAATACAAGCTCACCGCCCTCCGGGCCAGGCGTAACACCCTGCCCTCGCTGAACGCCATTGCCGGCGGCAGCTACAGCAGCGCGGAGCATTCCTACGGCGACGCCAATTCCTCCGTCTGGTCCGGCCCGGGCTACAACTGGAACGTGGGCCTGGCCGTCAGCGTGCCCATCGGCCTCCGCGCCGCCCGGGCGCAATACCGCCAGGCGCTGGCCAACGTCCAGAGCGAACAGGTCGCCTATGATCAGGCCGACCAAAACCTGCTGGTGCAGGTGCGCGCGGCTGTCCGCGCCGTCCAGTCCAGCCAGGAGGGTGTCGCGGCCGCCATCCAGACCACGCTCCTGAGCCAGAAACAGAACGAGCTTCAGAAGGCCAAGTTCGACGCCGGCGTCGCGACCAGCTACGATGTGCTGCAGGCGCAGAATCAGCTCGAAAATGCCCGCCTCACGCAGCTCCAGGCGGAGGTCGGCCTGCGCAACGCGCTCGCCAGCCTGCGCTTTCTCGAGGGCACCTCGCTTGATCTCTACCGCGTGAACCTGACCGCCAAGTAA
- a CDS encoding YihY/virulence factor BrkB family protein, with protein sequence MPLPTLLPRLRQLWAHDIWAAGLIRERTLKSRLFALLRIASITLSGLHEMHVAIRAAALSYSSLLALGPLVAIAVLISGFTLGNQDPALAAQGINRVISFIAPQVAQYDKADQQEHARDKALAANPAASASAAAAPVATPEMVQLLNNFIASSRSGTAGLIGILTLFIIVIGLFTTIENTFNDIWGVRRGRSLLARIVYYWSVITLGALLFFTSLTLLSAGAFLNVFFEKIPLGAQLKSFFVWLLPSGSVLLLVFILTLFYRLVPHTRVRWGAALLGAVVVTVLLFLNNYLAFLYFKRVVLSKSLYGSVSIMPILMIGLYIFWFFVLVGGQITYAVQNVRYRSSQTAWHSLNHATRESMSLVVLLLIARRFKVAAPAYSVSELAGLIRVPAQILNESLNRLCDLKLAIELPPADAADPNDFRYQPARPLEQITLEEFRRAFENYGEAPTAGLLDNVDPVLALYHERIAQALPAALGGRTLDELISELAPSKTYAPFPVKGS encoded by the coding sequence ATGCCGCTGCCTACGCTCCTGCCCCGGCTCCGGCAGCTCTGGGCCCATGACATCTGGGCCGCCGGCCTGATCCGCGAGCGCACGCTGAAGAGCCGCCTGTTCGCGCTGCTGCGCATCGCCTCCATCACGCTCTCCGGCCTGCATGAGATGCACGTGGCCATCCGCGCCGCCGCGCTCAGCTACAGCTCGCTGCTCGCCCTCGGCCCGCTGGTGGCCATCGCCGTCCTCATCTCCGGCTTCACCCTCGGCAACCAGGATCCCGCCCTCGCGGCGCAGGGGATCAACCGCGTCATCAGCTTCATCGCGCCGCAGGTGGCCCAATACGACAAGGCCGACCAGCAGGAGCACGCCCGCGACAAGGCCCTGGCGGCCAACCCCGCGGCCTCCGCCTCCGCCGCGGCCGCCCCGGTCGCCACGCCCGAGATGGTGCAGCTGCTCAACAATTTCATCGCCAGCTCCCGCTCCGGCACGGCCGGCCTCATCGGCATCCTCACGCTGTTCATCATCGTCATCGGTCTCTTCACGACGATCGAGAACACCTTCAACGACATCTGGGGCGTGCGCCGCGGCCGGAGCCTGCTGGCCCGCATCGTCTATTACTGGAGCGTCATCACGCTCGGCGCCCTGCTCTTCTTCACCTCGCTCACGCTGCTCTCCGCCGGTGCCTTCCTGAATGTCTTCTTTGAGAAAATTCCGCTCGGCGCCCAGCTGAAGAGCTTCTTCGTCTGGCTGCTGCCGTCGGGGTCGGTGCTGCTGCTGGTCTTCATCCTGACGCTGTTCTACCGGCTCGTGCCGCACACCCGCGTGCGCTGGGGGGCGGCGCTCCTCGGCGCCGTCGTCGTCACGGTCCTGCTCTTCCTCAACAACTACCTCGCCTTCCTTTATTTCAAGCGCGTCGTCCTCTCCAAGAGCCTCTACGGCTCCGTCAGCATCATGCCGATCCTGATGATCGGCCTCTACATCTTCTGGTTCTTCGTGCTCGTGGGCGGGCAGATCACCTATGCCGTGCAGAACGTCCGCTACCGCAGCAGCCAGACCGCCTGGCACAGCCTCAACCACGCCACGCGCGAGAGCATGTCGCTGGTCGTGCTCCTGCTCATCGCCCGCCGCTTCAAGGTCGCCGCCCCCGCCTACTCCGTCAGCGAGCTGGCCGGGCTCATCCGCGTGCCTGCGCAGATCCTCAACGAGAGCCTCAACCGCCTCTGCGACCTCAAGCTCGCCATCGAGCTGCCCCCGGCCGACGCCGCCGACCCCAACGATTTCCGCTACCAGCCCGCGCGCCCCTTGGAGCAGATCACGCTCGAGGAGTTCCGCCGCGCCTTCGAGAACTACGGCGAGGCCCCGACGGCCGGCCTGCTCGACAACGTGGATCCCGTCCTCGCCCTCTACCATGAGCGCATCGCCCAGGCCCTGCCCGCCGCCCTCGGCGGCCGGACCCTGGACGAACTCATCAGTGAACTCGCGCCGAGCAAGACCTACGCTCCGTTCCCGGTGAAGGGGTCGTAG
- a CDS encoding PIN domain-containing protein — MIYLPDTNVFSRFLRGGEANEALRDRLSAELPFCRISAIVLSELEYGAAKSGKPAHRERVAQLRRVLPDVAPFDAEAAIYAGNVRAYLATLKPNAQPIGAYDALLAGQALSLGACVVTGNVGEFRRVPGLIVEDW; from the coding sequence ATGATCTACCTGCCGGACACAAACGTGTTCTCGCGCTTCCTGCGCGGTGGCGAGGCTAACGAAGCCCTCCGGGACCGGCTCAGCGCTGAACTGCCTTTTTGCCGGATTTCGGCCATTGTCCTGAGCGAACTCGAATATGGTGCCGCGAAATCCGGCAAACCTGCGCATCGTGAGCGCGTGGCCCAGCTCCGCAGGGTTCTGCCCGATGTGGCCCCGTTTGACGCAGAAGCGGCGATATACGCCGGCAACGTGCGCGCCTACCTGGCGACGCTGAAGCCCAACGCGCAGCCAATCGGGGCTTACGACGCCTTGCTTGCCGGCCAGGCGCTTTCACTTGGGGCCTGCGTCGTCACCGGCAACGTTGGGGAGTTCCGCCGTGTTCCCGGATTGATCGTGGAAGACTGGTAA
- a CDS encoding SurA N-terminal domain-containing protein, with protein MISWIQRYFQKHFRLVFAVILIAVALPMVVIYSSSGGGGRNGASKLLERPFFGRNLGNAEETRRIFNDATWSIRLKAGYDALQSAQLQQYALQRVAGLALADELHLPVPTADQVAKSVATLHAFQNEQGQFDAARYSQFADSLKTRTDLTGADVNRILRDDVRLEALSKLVGGPGYVLPRDIKEQLSLADSIWTVQVATLDYAAFNPGLNPTDETLKKFHADNAFRYDVPARPRLSLVEFKGSDYLPSVSPTEAELRAAYNTNPARFPVPADAGKKDDKLAAPGATVDNFPKVRAQVEAALKMAVGARGASKAANDFATALYDRKLAANSPELAAFLAEQHHPAKAVAPFAPDQPPADMPWLANYAEPISRLSQERHFSDPLPTTDSFVILLWNENLPGYKPLFAEVRERVLADYKDSEKRKLFIARGQALRTQLQAAAKTAPANFATAAATEKLEVKSYAGFTLRAPPQDIPYLAFGALQQGLEAGQVSEMVADAEKGYLVFAQEKKLPDLTPANPRYAELQQQMMARTANSNSSVYLGGLVEAELKKSEPANAARP; from the coding sequence ATGATTTCCTGGATCCAACGCTACTTTCAGAAGCACTTCCGCCTCGTCTTCGCCGTCATCCTGATCGCCGTGGCCCTGCCCATGGTCGTCATCTACAGCTCCTCCGGCGGCGGCGGCCGCAACGGTGCCAGCAAGCTCCTCGAGCGCCCCTTCTTCGGCCGCAACCTGGGCAACGCCGAGGAAACCCGCCGCATCTTCAACGACGCCACCTGGAGCATCCGCCTCAAGGCCGGCTACGACGCCCTCCAGAGCGCCCAGCTGCAGCAATACGCCCTCCAGCGCGTCGCCGGCCTCGCCCTGGCCGACGAACTCCACCTGCCCGTTCCCACCGCCGACCAGGTGGCCAAGTCCGTCGCCACCCTCCACGCCTTCCAGAACGAGCAGGGCCAGTTTGATGCGGCCCGCTACAGCCAGTTCGCCGACTCGCTCAAGACCCGCACCGACCTGACGGGCGCCGACGTCAACCGCATCCTGCGCGACGACGTCCGCCTTGAGGCCCTGTCCAAGCTCGTCGGCGGCCCGGGCTACGTCCTCCCCCGCGACATCAAGGAGCAGCTCAGCCTCGCCGACTCCATCTGGACCGTCCAGGTCGCCACGCTCGACTATGCCGCCTTCAACCCCGGCCTCAACCCGACCGACGAAACGCTGAAGAAATTTCATGCGGACAATGCCTTCCGCTACGACGTGCCCGCCCGCCCGCGTCTGAGCCTGGTCGAGTTCAAGGGCTCCGACTATCTCCCGTCCGTTTCCCCCACCGAGGCCGAGCTGCGCGCCGCCTACAATACCAACCCCGCCCGTTTCCCGGTCCCGGCCGACGCCGGCAAGAAGGACGACAAGCTCGCCGCGCCCGGCGCCACCGTGGACAATTTCCCCAAGGTCCGCGCGCAGGTCGAGGCCGCGCTCAAGATGGCCGTCGGCGCCCGCGGCGCCTCGAAGGCCGCGAACGACTTCGCCACCGCCCTTTACGACCGCAAGCTGGCGGCGAACTCGCCCGAACTGGCCGCCTTCCTCGCCGAGCAGCACCACCCGGCCAAGGCCGTCGCCCCCTTCGCCCCCGATCAACCGCCGGCCGACATGCCCTGGCTCGCCAATTACGCCGAGCCCATCTCCCGCCTGAGCCAGGAGCGCCACTTCTCCGACCCGCTGCCCACGACCGACAGCTTCGTCATCCTCCTGTGGAACGAAAACCTGCCCGGCTACAAGCCCCTGTTCGCGGAAGTGCGCGAGCGTGTGCTGGCCGACTACAAGGACAGCGAGAAGCGGAAGCTCTTCATCGCCCGCGGCCAGGCCCTCCGCACGCAGCTCCAGGCCGCCGCCAAGACCGCCCCCGCCAATTTTGCCACGGCCGCCGCCACTGAGAAGCTCGAGGTCAAGAGCTACGCCGGCTTCACCCTCCGCGCGCCGCCGCAGGACATTCCCTACCTGGCGTTCGGTGCCCTGCAGCAGGGCCTCGAGGCCGGCCAGGTCTCCGAGATGGTGGCCGACGCCGAGAAGGGCTACCTCGTCTTCGCGCAGGAAAAGAAGCTGCCCGACCTCACGCCCGCCAATCCGCGCTATGCCGAGCTCCAGCAGCAGATGATGGCCCGCACCGCCAACAGCAACAGCAGCGTGTATCTCGGCGGTCTGGTGGAGGCCGAGCTCAAGAAATCCGAGCCGGCCAACGCGGCCCGTCCCTGA
- the argS gene encoding arginine--tRNA ligase, whose translation MSLPFNVASHLDTALRAAAAKLGLADRGFQPEVRVADPANGDYQANGALAFAKREKQNPRALAQQIVDQLGALQADYDISLAGPGFINFRLKPAALLAWLQTYDSEEHLQSGAASARHGQTWVVDYSSPNTAKQMHVGHLRSAVIGEAICRLLAFSGAKVIRDNHIGDWGTQFGKLIWAYKRHLDPAALARDPLEEFERLYKLGNTAAEADPAVLAEAQQELVKLQAGDAGNLAIWKNINDVSLAAFQEIYDRLGIKFDVMLGESFYNDQVERIYRELTETNLAQPSEGALVVFHPEHPRFAQQPFIIRKSDGAANYASSDLATALYRAEHFKVDGIIVVTDFRQADHFEQLYLTVRKWFAAKNYRVPELHHVTFGSVNGEDGKALKTRDGGIIRLKALLDEAQERSYQLVTGKNPDFPEAERRTIADLVGVASVQYADLSQNRSSDYVFAWDKMISLEGNTAAYLLYAVTRIRSIFRKAGLDAGKPTVAADGSAPVPVAAAATAPETLQETDLARKLVKFSDAVQLATNTLRPHFLGLYLYELAGAFSTFYAADKVIVDDPAVRARRLLLCHRTLVELEAGLHLLGLRTDLERM comes from the coding sequence ATGTCCCTGCCCTTCAACGTCGCCAGCCATCTCGACACGGCCCTCCGGGCCGCCGCCGCCAAGCTGGGATTGGCCGACCGGGGCTTCCAGCCTGAGGTCCGGGTGGCCGATCCGGCCAATGGCGATTACCAGGCCAATGGCGCCCTCGCCTTCGCCAAACGGGAAAAACAGAACCCCCGCGCCTTGGCCCAGCAAATCGTCGACCAACTCGGCGCGCTGCAGGCGGATTATGACATATCCCTCGCCGGCCCGGGCTTCATCAACTTCCGCCTGAAGCCCGCCGCGCTGCTCGCCTGGCTGCAGACCTACGATTCCGAGGAGCACCTCCAGTCCGGCGCCGCCAGCGCCCGCCACGGCCAGACGTGGGTCGTCGATTACTCTTCGCCTAACACCGCCAAGCAGATGCATGTCGGCCACCTGCGCTCCGCCGTCATCGGCGAGGCCATCTGCCGCCTGCTCGCGTTCAGCGGGGCGAAGGTCATTCGCGACAACCATATCGGCGACTGGGGCACGCAGTTCGGCAAACTCATCTGGGCCTACAAGCGCCACCTCGATCCCGCCGCCCTCGCCCGCGACCCCCTCGAGGAGTTCGAGCGTCTCTATAAACTCGGCAACACCGCCGCCGAGGCCGACCCGGCCGTCCTGGCCGAGGCCCAGCAGGAACTCGTGAAGCTCCAGGCCGGCGACGCCGGGAACCTCGCGATCTGGAAAAACATCAACGACGTCTCCCTCGCCGCCTTCCAGGAAATCTACGACCGCCTCGGCATCAAGTTCGACGTCATGCTGGGCGAGAGCTTCTACAACGACCAGGTCGAGCGCATCTACCGCGAACTCACCGAGACGAATCTCGCGCAGCCCAGCGAGGGCGCCCTGGTGGTTTTCCACCCGGAGCACCCGCGCTTCGCCCAGCAGCCCTTCATCATCCGCAAGAGCGACGGCGCCGCCAACTACGCCTCGAGCGACCTCGCGACGGCGCTCTACCGCGCCGAGCATTTCAAGGTCGACGGCATCATCGTGGTCACCGACTTCCGCCAGGCCGACCACTTCGAGCAGCTCTACCTCACGGTCAGAAAATGGTTCGCCGCCAAAAATTACCGCGTGCCGGAGCTGCACCACGTGACGTTCGGCTCCGTCAACGGCGAGGACGGCAAGGCGCTCAAGACCCGTGATGGCGGCATCATCCGCCTCAAGGCCCTGCTCGACGAGGCTCAGGAGCGTTCCTACCAGCTCGTCACCGGCAAGAATCCCGACTTCCCCGAGGCCGAGCGCCGCACCATCGCCGACCTCGTCGGCGTCGCGTCCGTGCAATACGCGGACCTCTCGCAGAACCGCTCGAGCGACTACGTGTTCGCGTGGGACAAGATGATCTCGCTGGAGGGCAACACGGCCGCCTACCTGCTCTACGCCGTCACCCGCATCCGCTCCATCTTCCGCAAGGCCGGGCTGGACGCCGGGAAGCCGACAGTCGCCGCCGACGGCAGCGCCCCCGTCCCGGTGGCCGCGGCCGCCACCGCGCCCGAGACCCTGCAGGAAACCGACCTCGCGCGCAAGCTCGTGAAGTTCTCCGACGCCGTGCAGCTCGCGACGAACACCCTCCGCCCGCACTTCCTCGGCCTTTACCTCTACGAGCTCGCCGGCGCCTTCAGCACCTTCTACGCCGCCGACAAGGTCATCGTGGACGATCCGGCCGTGCGCGCCCGGCGCCTCCTGCTCTGCCACCGCACGCTCGTCGAGCTCGAGGCCGGCCTGCACCTGCTCGGCCTCCGCACAGACCTCGAGCGGATGTAG
- a CDS encoding response regulator transcription factor, with the protein MSPSTILCIEDNALLLDFLVLKLEQVVSGPAVIVGAGSGRAGLELAREHKPDVVILELRLPDMNGFQVAAELAGLRPAPRVLVVTSSAPDTVLSRITNSPIHGFLLKSSARDSELALALKELLFGRTYFQPAVLTAIARTRRQPDHFSKILSDRELELVPLFGFGWAHDKVARHAGLSPATVRTHHQNILAKLNLHGREELMRWAIKKGFTDFRYEPGEAALGCLE; encoded by the coding sequence ATGAGTCCCTCCACGATTCTTTGCATTGAGGATAACGCCCTGCTGCTCGACTTCCTGGTCCTCAAGCTGGAGCAGGTTGTGTCCGGACCGGCGGTGATTGTCGGCGCAGGCAGCGGGAGAGCCGGACTGGAACTCGCCCGCGAGCACAAGCCGGACGTGGTGATCCTCGAGCTCCGCCTGCCGGACATGAACGGCTTCCAGGTGGCCGCGGAGCTGGCCGGACTGAGACCGGCCCCGCGGGTGCTGGTCGTGACCTCATCGGCTCCCGACACCGTGCTGAGCCGGATCACCAACAGTCCCATTCACGGCTTCCTCCTCAAATCCTCCGCGCGCGACAGCGAGCTGGCCCTGGCCCTGAAGGAGCTGCTGTTCGGCCGGACGTATTTCCAACCCGCCGTGCTGACCGCCATCGCCCGCACCCGGCGGCAGCCGGATCATTTCTCAAAAATCCTTTCGGACCGCGAACTCGAACTGGTGCCTCTGTTCGGCTTCGGGTGGGCCCATGATAAAGTCGCCCGGCACGCCGGGCTCAGCCCCGCCACCGTGCGCACCCACCACCAGAACATCCTCGCCAAGCTCAACCTGCACGGCCGCGAGGAGCTGATGCGGTGGGCCATCAAGAAGGGGTTCACCGATTTCCGCTACGAACCCGGGGAGGCCGCATTGGGCTGTCTGGAGTAG
- a CDS encoding tryptophanase, which translates to MQFKTIIEPFRIKTVEPIRFTTREQRAAALEAAHLNLFRLKAEDVIIDLLTDSGTGAMSAAQWAGMMQGDESYAGARSFFRFESAVRDVTGYRHIIPTHQGRAAERILFASACRAGDIVPNNTHFDTTRANLEAVGVTALDLRCPEATQPSLVAPFKGNIDLVALERCLTEHKGRVPFAMITITNNSGGGQPVSLANIHGASALCKAHGVPLILDACRFAENAWFIKQREPGQGNRTPAAIAREAFDCADGCTMSAKKDGLVNIGGFLALNNDALAAKCRNNLILTEGFPTYGGLAGYDLEALAVGIKEVLDEDYLRYRIRSVAYLGDKLTAAGVPIVQPPGGHAIYIDAKALLPHIPPAEFPAWALSLALYLEGGVRSVEIGSVMFGRQPDGTERPAAMELVRLAFPRRVYTQSHVDYLAEVILHVHGLRDRLRGVRLTEAPEQLRHFTAKFAPIGGRLLVD; encoded by the coding sequence ATGCAGTTTAAGACCATCATCGAGCCGTTCCGCATCAAGACGGTCGAACCGATCCGCTTCACCACCCGCGAGCAGCGCGCCGCCGCCCTGGAGGCCGCGCACCTCAATCTCTTCCGCCTCAAGGCCGAGGATGTCATCATCGACCTCCTGACCGACTCCGGCACCGGGGCGATGTCCGCCGCCCAGTGGGCCGGCATGATGCAAGGCGACGAATCCTACGCCGGCGCCCGCTCGTTCTTCCGCTTTGAGTCGGCGGTGCGCGATGTCACCGGCTACCGCCACATCATCCCCACGCACCAGGGGCGCGCGGCCGAGCGGATCCTGTTCGCGAGCGCCTGCCGGGCCGGCGACATCGTGCCGAACAACACGCACTTCGACACCACGCGCGCCAACCTCGAGGCCGTCGGCGTCACGGCGCTCGACCTGCGCTGCCCCGAGGCGACGCAGCCGTCGCTGGTCGCGCCGTTCAAGGGCAACATCGACCTGGTCGCGCTCGAGCGCTGTCTGACCGAGCACAAGGGCCGCGTGCCGTTCGCGATGATCACCATCACGAACAATTCCGGCGGCGGCCAGCCGGTCAGCCTCGCCAACATCCACGGCGCGTCCGCCCTCTGCAAGGCGCACGGCGTGCCGCTCATCCTTGACGCCTGCCGCTTTGCCGAAAACGCCTGGTTCATCAAGCAGCGCGAGCCCGGCCAGGGCAACCGCACCCCCGCCGCCATCGCCCGCGAGGCGTTCGACTGCGCCGACGGCTGCACCATGTCGGCCAAGAAGGACGGCTTGGTGAACATCGGCGGCTTCCTCGCGCTGAACAACGACGCCCTCGCCGCCAAGTGCCGCAACAACCTGATCCTCACCGAGGGTTTCCCCACCTACGGCGGCCTCGCCGGCTACGACCTCGAGGCGCTGGCCGTCGGCATCAAGGAAGTGCTCGACGAGGACTACCTGCGCTACCGCATCCGCTCCGTCGCCTACCTGGGGGACAAGCTCACCGCCGCCGGCGTCCCGATCGTGCAGCCGCCCGGCGGCCACGCCATCTACATCGACGCGAAGGCCCTGCTGCCGCACATCCCGCCGGCGGAGTTTCCCGCCTGGGCCCTGTCGCTCGCGCTTTACCTCGAGGGCGGCGTGCGCTCCGTGGAGATCGGTTCGGTCATGTTCGGCCGCCAGCCCGACGGCACCGAGCGGCCCGCCGCCATGGAACTGGTGCGGCTCGCGTTCCCGCGCCGGGTCTACACCCAAAGCCACGTGGATTACCTCGCCGAGGTGATCCTGCACGTGCACGGCCTGCGCGACCGCCTCCGGGGCGTGAGGCTGACGGAAGCCCCCGAGCAGCTCCGGCATTTCACGGCTAAATTCGCCCCGATCGGTGGCCGGCTTTTGGTGGACTAA
- the miaA gene encoding tRNA (adenosine(37)-N6)-dimethylallyltransferase MiaA translates to MSRTLHVLTGCTAVGKTELALRWAEANGAEIVSCDSLLFYRGADIGTAKPAPAELARVPHHLIDSCGLTERMDVTHYVTKARVAVDDIMRRGRKVLVTGGSGFYLKAFFAPVADEVAVPAGLRTELRARLEQAGLAALVAELGRLNPAGLGALDVQNPRRVLRALERCRASGRTLAALQADFDAQPAPFADCTVKLCELVREPAELDQRIAQRVAAMLAAGLVAEVRGLLAQGLKDNPSAAGAIGYRETIDFIEGRLPEPELAAAIVKNTRALVKKQRTWFKTQLPEHRQVAAATVQVGDLFV, encoded by the coding sequence ATGTCACGCACCCTTCACGTCCTCACCGGTTGCACCGCCGTCGGCAAGACCGAGCTGGCCCTGCGCTGGGCGGAGGCGAACGGCGCCGAGATCGTGTCGTGCGACTCGCTGCTCTTCTACCGCGGGGCGGACATCGGCACGGCCAAGCCCGCTCCGGCGGAACTGGCCCGCGTGCCGCATCACCTGATCGACAGCTGCGGGCTCACGGAGCGGATGGACGTAACGCATTACGTTACCAAGGCCCGGGTGGCGGTCGACGATATCATGCGGCGCGGGCGCAAGGTGCTGGTGACGGGCGGGAGCGGATTTTATCTGAAGGCGTTCTTCGCCCCGGTGGCGGACGAGGTCGCCGTGCCGGCCGGGTTGCGGACGGAACTGCGCGCCAGACTGGAGCAAGCCGGGCTCGCGGCGCTGGTGGCCGAACTGGGGCGGCTGAACCCGGCGGGGCTGGGCGCGCTGGACGTGCAGAATCCACGGCGGGTGCTGCGGGCGTTGGAGCGCTGCCGGGCTTCGGGCCGGACGCTGGCGGCGTTGCAGGCCGACTTCGACGCCCAGCCGGCGCCGTTCGCGGATTGCACGGTCAAGCTTTGCGAGCTGGTGCGCGAGCCGGCCGAACTGGACCAGCGCATTGCCCAGCGCGTGGCCGCGATGCTGGCCGCCGGGCTGGTGGCCGAGGTGCGCGGGTTGCTGGCGCAGGGATTGAAGGACAATCCCAGCGCGGCCGGTGCCATCGGCTACCGCGAGACCATTGATTTCATCGAGGGCCGGCTGCCGGAGCCGGAGCTCGCCGCAGCCATCGTGAAGAACACTCGCGCGCTGGTGAAGAAGCAGCGCACGTGGTTCAAGACCCAGCTGCCGGAGCACCGGCAGGTCGCGGCCGCCACGGTGCAGGTCGGGGACCTGTTCGTCTAG